From a single Cytophagales bacterium WSM2-2 genomic region:
- a CDS encoding membrane protein, which produces MQEAAFVKQNKARWEEFEKLVKSGKQANPDRLAELFIQLTDDLSFARTQYPKSRVTQYLNSLASKVHRAIYKNKREEKNRFITFWKEEVPQAVFYSRKQLTYALIIFLIAGAMGALSVAHDNTFVRLILGDGYVNMTLENIKNGNPTRVYSSGSEMNMFLMITLNNIMVSFRVFVFGIFASVGTGLYLFYNGLMVGTFVMFFYQESQLAQALPVIMLHGTIELSSIVIAAGAGFVMGNSLLFPGTYSRITSFKMATKRSLKMIIGLVPFFIIAGFIESFITRYAFMHWSLKTLVIGTSGMLMLYYFVIYPIQLKRHGRI; this is translated from the coding sequence ATGCAGGAAGCGGCATTTGTAAAGCAGAATAAAGCGCGCTGGGAGGAATTTGAAAAACTGGTGAAAAGCGGCAAGCAAGCCAATCCTGACCGGCTGGCTGAACTTTTCATTCAGCTCACGGATGATCTTTCATTTGCGCGAACGCAATATCCAAAGAGCAGGGTAACACAATACCTGAACTCCCTGGCGAGTAAAGTTCATCGCGCCATATACAAGAATAAAAGAGAGGAGAAAAACCGCTTCATTACGTTCTGGAAAGAAGAAGTACCGCAAGCTGTTTTCTATTCACGAAAGCAACTCACCTACGCATTGATTATTTTTCTGATTGCCGGAGCTATGGGCGCACTCTCCGTAGCTCACGACAACACTTTTGTGCGACTCATCCTGGGCGATGGTTATGTGAATATGACCTTGGAGAATATCAAAAATGGAAACCCGACACGTGTTTATTCTTCAGGAAGCGAGATGAATATGTTTTTGATGATTACTCTTAATAACATCATGGTCTCGTTCCGGGTTTTTGTGTTTGGAATCTTTGCCTCTGTCGGGACAGGACTCTATTTGTTTTATAATGGATTGATGGTGGGCACATTTGTCATGTTCTTTTACCAGGAAAGTCAACTGGCGCAAGCGCTGCCGGTGATCATGTTGCATGGTACGATTGAATTATCTTCTATCGTAATCGCAGCAGGCGCGGGTTTTGTCATGGGCAACAGCTTACTTTTTCCAGGCACTTATTCACGGATTACTTCTTTTAAGATGGCAACCAAGCGAAGCCTTAAAATGATCATTGGCCTGGTACCATTTTTTATTATTGCGGGTTTTATTGAGTCATTCATAACACGCTACGCCTTTATGCACTGGAGCCTGAAGACGTTGGTCATCGGGACATCTGGAATGCTTATGCTTTACTATTTTGTGATTTATCCAATTCAACTGAAAAGACATGGAAGAATTTAG
- a CDS encoding magnesium chelatase produces MQENVFQSRVDLKTLTGQIKQIKEEIGKVIVGQEQMIDLLITAILSDGHVLIEGVPGVAKTLTAKLLSRIISVDFSRVQFTPDLMPSDVLGTSVFNLKTSEFEFKAGPIFSNLVLIDEINRAPAKTQAALFEVMEERQVTVDGRTHKMKSPYLVMATQNPIEQEGTYRLPEAQLDRFLFKIVVNYPELDQEIEILTRHHNRQGSTPLTEVNSVLSAEQISTLRQVSNNVHIEANLLQYIAQIVAETRNNPMLFLGASPRASLAIMISAKSLALISGRDFVSPEDIKTVALPVLRHRIVLSPEKEMEGISADDVVQLIVNKIEVPR; encoded by the coding sequence ATGCAAGAGAATGTATTTCAATCGCGCGTTGACTTAAAAACGCTGACAGGTCAAATAAAGCAAATCAAGGAAGAGATCGGCAAAGTAATTGTCGGGCAAGAACAGATGATCGATCTGCTTATCACAGCTATTCTTTCGGATGGTCACGTGCTCATCGAAGGTGTACCTGGTGTAGCCAAGACGCTTACCGCCAAACTTCTTTCAAGAATTATTTCAGTGGATTTTTCACGCGTACAATTCACTCCCGACCTTATGCCATCGGATGTGCTTGGTACTTCCGTCTTTAATCTCAAAACTTCCGAGTTTGAATTTAAAGCCGGCCCCATTTTCTCCAACCTCGTGTTGATCGATGAGATCAACCGCGCTCCTGCCAAAACACAGGCAGCTTTGTTTGAAGTAATGGAAGAGCGCCAGGTGACAGTGGATGGCCGCACACACAAGATGAAAAGCCCCTACCTCGTGATGGCTACTCAAAATCCGATTGAACAGGAAGGAACATATCGCTTGCCAGAAGCACAGCTCGATCGCTTCCTTTTTAAAATTGTGGTGAACTATCCTGAACTCGATCAGGAAATAGAGATTTTAACCAGGCATCACAACAGACAAGGAAGCACACCATTGACAGAGGTAAACTCCGTTTTATCTGCAGAACAAATTTCGACACTGAGGCAGGTTTCAAATAATGTTCACATTGAGGCTAATCTGCTTCAATATATCGCACAGATTGTTGCTGAGACAAGGAACAACCCGATGCTGTTTTTAGGCGCATCACCCCGTGCATCGCTCGCCATCATGATAAGCGCCAAATCACTGGCCCTGATTAGCGGTCGTGATTTTGTAAGTCCAGAAGACATCAAGACGGTGGCATTGCCGGTGCTGAGACACCGGATAGTTTTGAGTCCGGAAAAAGAGATGGAAGGAATATCGGCAGATGATGTGGTGCAATTGATTGTAAACAAAATTGAAGTGCCCAGGTAG
- a CDS encoding dipeptidase produces the protein MKFIKPFLVLTTLIGISQATFAQVAGDQKDANLRAQAAKLAQKFVITDGHVDLPYRLKGDHFTKDRMAEIVSTKKGDFDFERARKGGLDAPFMSIYIPSSYQQKPDYGKALADSLIDLVEMITKALPDKFALAKTPADVDANTKAGKISFPMGMENGAPVGKDLKNVKYFYDRGIRYVTLTHGKDNQFCDSSYDTIHTWKGLSPLGKELVKEMNRVGIMIDISHVDDSTFYQVMRLSKAPAIASHSSCRAFTPGFYRNMSDDMIKLLGKKDGVIQINFGSTFLDSVVRKKNDINGKQLRDLLKSKNLKASDEAAKPVIEQFRKDNPQAYADVSTVADHIDRAVKLAGVDHVGIGSDYDGVGDSLPTGLKDVSAYPNLIYVLLKRGYSESDIEKICYKNVWRVWNKVAEVAKASK, from the coding sequence ATGAAATTCATAAAGCCCTTTTTAGTTCTGACCACTTTAATTGGAATTTCTCAAGCAACCTTCGCCCAGGTAGCGGGCGATCAGAAGGATGCGAATCTGAGGGCGCAAGCCGCAAAACTGGCCCAGAAATTTGTCATCACCGATGGTCACGTTGATCTTCCGTACAGACTTAAAGGTGATCATTTTACAAAAGATAGAATGGCAGAAATTGTGTCTACCAAAAAAGGAGACTTTGATTTTGAACGCGCAAGAAAAGGAGGGCTCGATGCGCCTTTCATGTCTATTTATATTCCGTCAAGCTATCAGCAGAAACCGGACTATGGAAAAGCCCTGGCTGATTCTCTTATTGATCTGGTGGAAATGATCACCAAAGCCTTGCCCGATAAATTTGCCCTTGCAAAAACACCAGCTGATGTTGATGCAAACACAAAAGCAGGAAAAATTTCTTTCCCGATGGGAATGGAAAATGGTGCACCGGTTGGGAAAGATCTGAAGAATGTAAAATATTTTTATGACCGCGGCATCCGGTATGTCACACTGACTCATGGAAAAGACAACCAGTTTTGCGATTCATCTTATGACACCATCCACACCTGGAAAGGATTAAGTCCACTCGGAAAAGAGTTGGTGAAAGAAATGAACCGAGTTGGAATCATGATCGATATCTCACATGTGGATGACAGTACTTTCTACCAGGTGATGCGTCTTTCGAAAGCGCCAGCTATAGCCTCGCACTCTTCATGCCGCGCGTTTACGCCCGGATTTTATCGCAACATGAGCGATGACATGATCAAACTTCTGGGCAAAAAAGATGGAGTTATTCAAATCAATTTCGGTTCTACATTTCTTGACTCCGTTGTGCGCAAGAAAAATGATATCAATGGCAAGCAGCTTCGCGACCTCTTGAAATCAAAAAATCTCAAGGCCTCAGATGAGGCAGCTAAGCCTGTGATCGAGCAGTTTCGGAAAGATAATCCGCAAGCCTATGCTGACGTCTCAACGGTTGCCGATCACATCGATCGTGCGGTGAAGCTTGCCGGTGTTGACCATGTGGGCATCGGTTCTGACTATGACGGTGTTGGCGACAGCCTGCCCACCGGACTTAAGGATGTCTCCGCTTATCCAAATCTGATTTATGTTCTGCTCAAGCGAGGTTATTCCGAAAGCGACATTGAAAAGATATGCTACAAAAATGTATGGCGCGTGTGGAACAAAGTAGCCGAGGTGGCAAAAGCGAGTAAGTAA
- a CDS encoding RDD family protein, whose product MYSISVRTAQNVVIQYPVASVGERILAHLVDRLILVVYTIAVVALFIRLNVQQTWIWIVALLLPWLFFSVLFEIFMDGQTPGKRLMKIQVVRLNGERATIGDFILRWIFTLAEFAILGGVIAVIFVAAGGKGQRLGDLAAGTSVIKLIEQQEITAEEIFITAEENYVPTFNQVIQLNPSDIDLMQRALEADQHHGNSEPLEVLMQKIKSQLGIQTELSPQVFVHTLIKDYNHLTSR is encoded by the coding sequence ATGTATAGTATTTCCGTCCGGACGGCCCAGAATGTCGTCATTCAGTATCCTGTCGCCAGTGTCGGTGAACGTATTCTCGCGCACCTTGTCGATCGATTAATTTTAGTAGTTTATACTATTGCGGTGGTCGCACTATTTATCCGCCTCAATGTTCAGCAAACCTGGATTTGGATTGTTGCATTACTGCTTCCGTGGCTCTTTTTCAGCGTGTTGTTCGAAATATTTATGGACGGGCAAACACCCGGAAAGAGGCTAATGAAAATTCAGGTAGTGCGTTTGAATGGTGAGCGCGCAACTATTGGCGATTTTATTCTCCGATGGATTTTTACCCTGGCAGAATTCGCAATTCTGGGTGGCGTGATTGCTGTCATTTTTGTTGCCGCCGGTGGCAAAGGTCAGCGCCTTGGCGACCTGGCCGCAGGCACGTCTGTAATCAAGCTGATTGAACAACAGGAAATAACAGCGGAAGAAATTTTTATAACTGCGGAGGAAAATTATGTTCCCACTTTCAACCAGGTCATACAACTCAATCCATCAGATATCGACTTGATGCAGCGAGCCCTAGAAGCCGATCAGCATCATGGAAATTCAGAGCCTCTGGAGGTTTTGATGCAAAAGATAAAATCACAGCTGGGCATCCAAACGGAGTTATCTCCGCAAGTCTTTGTACATACGCTCATCAAAGACTATAATCACCTCACTTCCCGTTGA
- the htpG gene encoding chaperone protein htpG, with protein sequence MAQTAEKGTISIHTENIFPIIKKFLYSDHEIFLRELVSNAVDATQKLKKLAALGEATGELGDLKIEVSFDKKEKTITVSDKGLGMTGEEIKKYINQIAFSGATEFVEKFKDKADAKDIIGKFGLGFYSAFMVADKVELISKSFRPDTEAARWECDGSTEFELTSTKKETRGTDVILHINKDSEEFLDEWRLKGILEKYCKFLPVEIKFGTKDESVEDGTDKDGKPKYKTVSKDRIINNTSPIWTKAPSELKDEDYLKFYKELYPFSEDPLFWIHLNVDYPFNLTGVLYFPKIKNEFEVQKNKIQLYSRQVFITDEVKDVVPDFLMLLHGVLDSPDIPLNVSRSYLQSDANVKKISQHITKKVADKLVDMFVKDRKEFEKKWDDISVFVRYGMISDEKFYDKSKEFALLKNVDAQYFTLKEYEEKVKINQTDKDKNVVYLYTSDAGKQHSFIESAKAKAYDVLVLDSVIDSHFIGHLEQKLEKTQLKRVDSEVTDKLIAKDEKIESILSKSEEESVKAVFEKAINNKSMTLAIESLSPDDLPVTVTMSEWMRRMKDMARSGGGGMNFMGGMPDSYNVAINGNHQIIQKIIQAETEEQKQKLAKQAYDLALLSQSMLTGADLTNFIKRSVELVS encoded by the coding sequence ATGGCACAAACGGCTGAAAAAGGTACGATCTCGATACATACCGAGAATATATTTCCGATTATCAAGAAATTCCTCTACTCAGACCACGAGATATTTTTGCGAGAGCTGGTCAGCAATGCAGTAGATGCCACTCAAAAACTGAAAAAATTAGCCGCTCTCGGCGAAGCCACCGGGGAGCTCGGTGACCTAAAAATAGAAGTCAGCTTTGATAAAAAAGAGAAGACCATCACCGTAAGTGACAAGGGTCTGGGTATGACTGGCGAGGAGATTAAGAAATACATCAACCAGATCGCATTCTCTGGCGCCACTGAATTCGTTGAGAAGTTTAAGGATAAAGCCGATGCCAAGGACATCATCGGAAAGTTTGGTCTCGGCTTTTACTCTGCCTTCATGGTAGCAGATAAAGTTGAATTGATTTCCAAATCATTCAGGCCCGATACTGAAGCTGCACGGTGGGAGTGCGATGGTTCAACAGAATTCGAATTGACTTCGACAAAAAAAGAAACCAGGGGAACAGATGTCATCCTCCATATCAACAAGGACTCTGAAGAATTTCTTGACGAATGGAGACTCAAGGGCATATTGGAAAAATACTGCAAGTTCCTTCCGGTCGAAATTAAGTTCGGAACGAAGGATGAAAGCGTTGAAGATGGCACTGATAAGGACGGCAAACCAAAGTACAAGACTGTCAGCAAAGACCGTATCATCAACAACACATCACCCATCTGGACAAAGGCACCAAGTGAACTAAAAGACGAAGATTATCTGAAATTCTACAAAGAGCTTTATCCTTTCTCGGAAGATCCACTCTTTTGGATTCACCTCAATGTCGACTATCCTTTCAATCTCACTGGGGTACTCTATTTTCCCAAGATCAAGAATGAGTTCGAGGTTCAGAAGAATAAAATCCAGCTCTACTCTCGTCAGGTGTTCATCACGGATGAAGTAAAAGATGTTGTGCCTGATTTTTTAATGCTGCTTCACGGGGTCCTGGATTCACCGGACATTCCTTTGAATGTGTCTCGCAGTTATTTGCAAAGCGATGCCAATGTTAAGAAGATCAGCCAGCATATCACTAAAAAAGTCGCTGACAAACTGGTGGATATGTTCGTTAAAGACCGCAAGGAATTTGAAAAGAAATGGGATGACATCAGTGTGTTTGTTCGTTATGGAATGATCAGCGATGAAAAATTCTACGATAAGTCGAAAGAATTTGCGCTGTTGAAAAACGTGGATGCACAATACTTTACACTGAAAGAGTACGAAGAGAAGGTAAAAATCAATCAAACGGATAAAGACAAGAATGTAGTTTATCTCTATACTAGTGATGCCGGTAAGCAACATTCTTTTATCGAATCCGCAAAAGCAAAAGCTTACGATGTACTTGTGCTCGACAGCGTCATCGACAGCCATTTTATAGGTCACCTCGAACAAAAGTTGGAGAAAACCCAGTTGAAGCGGGTAGATAGTGAAGTCACAGACAAACTGATTGCCAAAGACGAAAAGATAGAAAGCATTCTCAGCAAGAGCGAAGAAGAAAGCGTTAAGGCCGTTTTCGAAAAAGCAATCAATAACAAGAGCATGACGCTCGCCATTGAGTCGCTTTCTCCTGATGATCTTCCCGTTACTGTTACTATGAGTGAGTGGATGCGCAGGATGAAAGACATGGCTCGCTCGGGCGGTGGCGGAATGAATTTCATGGGGGGAATGCCCGACAGCTACAATGTGGCGATCAATGGAAATCACCAGATTATTCAGAAAATAATACAGGCCGAGACGGAAGAGCAAAAACAAAAATTGGCCAAGCAAGCTTACGACCTTGCCCTGCTTTCACAAAGTATGCTTACCGGGGCTGATCTGACCAACTTCATCAAACGAAGTGTGGAACTCGTTTCATAA
- the carB gene encoding carbamoyl-phosphate synthase (glutamine-hydrolyzing) — protein sequence MPRDRSIRSILIIGSGPIIIGQACEFDYAGSQASRSLREEGIEVILINSNPATIMTDKVTADHVYLKPLEKKYIREILEKHHVDAVLPTMGGQTALNLCIECDKAGIWEHYGVKIIGVDIKAIETTEDREKFRLKMNELGVGVCKGATATSFLEGKEIAQEIGFPLVIRPSYTLGGTGGGFVEKPEDFDAALNRGLHASPIHEVLVEKSIMGWKEYELELLRDGAGNVIIICSIENFDPMGIHTGDSITVAPAMTLPDTVYQHMRDLAIKMMNGIGKFAGGCNVQFSVNPDNDDEIIGIEINPRVSRSSALASKATGYPIAKIAAKLAIGYNLDELKNAITGTTTAYFEPALDYVIVKIPRWNFDKFAGADRRLGLQMKSVGEAMGIGRNFQEALQKACQSLEIRRNGLGADGKELTKQAELLQSLEHPSWNRLFHIYDAMKVGIGMKTIQKLTRIDKWFLEQIWELIELEKEIEKFNLDTIPAELMRKAKEKGYADRQLGHLMNCLESEVHVKRREMGINRVYKLVDTCAAEFEAKTPYYYSTFDNENESSVSNKKKVIVLGSGPNRIGQGIEFDYSCVHGVLAAKECGYETIMINCNPETVSTDFDIADKLYFEPVFWEHLWDIIQHEKPEGVIVQLGGQTALKLAEKLQKNGVKIMGTSFEALDLAEDRGSFSTLLKDLNIPYPDFGVATDADEAIEVSKTIGFPLLVRPSYVLGGQSMKIVINEKELESHIIDIWKHLPENKVLLDHFLDGAIEAEADAICDGEDVYIIGIMQHIEPAGIHSGDSYAVLPPYNLGDFVIKQIESYTKRIAVALKTVGLINIQFAIKNDKVYIIEANPRASRTVPFICKAYDEPYVNYATKVMLGEKKVKDFTFNPVKKGYAIKVPVFSFSKFPEVNKELGPEMKSTGEAIYFIDDLMDDYFLNIYAERNLYLSR from the coding sequence ATGCCCCGCGACAGAAGTATCCGCTCCATTCTCATCATCGGAAGTGGCCCAATCATTATTGGCCAGGCCTGTGAATTCGATTACGCAGGTTCACAAGCTTCTCGCTCACTGCGCGAAGAGGGTATTGAGGTAATCCTCATTAACTCCAATCCGGCTACGATCATGACGGACAAAGTGACAGCAGATCATGTCTACTTGAAGCCCCTGGAGAAAAAATACATTCGGGAAATACTGGAAAAACACCATGTAGACGCTGTCCTTCCAACAATGGGTGGCCAAACTGCGCTTAACCTTTGTATAGAATGTGACAAAGCGGGCATTTGGGAGCACTATGGTGTAAAAATCATTGGCGTTGACATAAAGGCCATTGAGACTACGGAAGACCGGGAAAAATTCCGTCTGAAAATGAACGAACTCGGAGTTGGCGTTTGTAAAGGAGCCACAGCTACTTCGTTTCTGGAAGGAAAGGAAATTGCCCAGGAGATCGGCTTCCCGTTGGTTATTCGTCCCTCTTACACACTGGGAGGTACCGGCGGAGGCTTTGTTGAGAAACCCGAGGATTTTGATGCCGCTCTTAATCGCGGATTGCACGCTTCCCCTATTCACGAGGTGTTGGTGGAGAAAAGTATCATGGGTTGGAAAGAATATGAACTCGAATTGCTTCGCGATGGTGCGGGCAACGTGATCATTATTTGCTCCATTGAAAATTTTGATCCTATGGGTATCCACACAGGCGACTCAATTACAGTCGCGCCTGCGATGACCCTCCCGGACACGGTTTACCAGCACATGAGAGACCTTGCCATTAAAATGATGAATGGCATTGGCAAGTTCGCGGGCGGCTGCAACGTCCAATTCTCGGTGAACCCGGATAACGATGACGAAATCATTGGAATTGAAATTAATCCGCGCGTGTCTCGTTCATCTGCCCTCGCATCAAAAGCAACAGGGTATCCCATTGCAAAAATTGCTGCGAAGCTTGCCATTGGATACAATTTGGATGAATTGAAAAATGCGATCACCGGAACAACTACAGCTTATTTCGAACCTGCACTCGATTATGTCATCGTAAAAATTCCCCGCTGGAACTTTGACAAATTCGCAGGAGCTGACAGGAGACTGGGACTGCAAATGAAATCTGTGGGTGAAGCCATGGGTATAGGTCGAAATTTTCAGGAAGCGCTACAGAAAGCCTGTCAGAGCCTTGAGATTCGCAGAAACGGACTTGGCGCTGACGGAAAAGAATTGACAAAACAGGCAGAGTTGCTCCAGAGCCTCGAACACCCCAGCTGGAATCGCCTCTTTCATATCTATGATGCCATGAAAGTAGGTATAGGTATGAAGACGATTCAAAAGTTGACCAGAATAGACAAATGGTTTTTAGAACAGATCTGGGAACTGATTGAATTGGAAAAAGAAATTGAGAAATTCAATCTCGATACTATTCCAGCTGAGTTGATGCGCAAAGCGAAAGAGAAAGGATATGCAGATAGACAGTTAGGTCACCTGATGAATTGCCTCGAAAGTGAAGTTCACGTAAAGCGGAGGGAAATGGGCATCAACCGTGTCTACAAACTGGTGGACACATGTGCCGCTGAATTTGAAGCTAAAACTCCTTATTACTATTCGACTTTCGACAACGAAAACGAATCTAGTGTTTCCAATAAAAAGAAAGTGATTGTCCTGGGCTCCGGCCCCAACCGGATTGGGCAGGGGATAGAATTTGACTACTCATGTGTTCATGGAGTTTTAGCAGCAAAAGAATGCGGTTATGAAACCATCATGATCAACTGCAATCCTGAGACAGTTTCTACGGATTTTGATATTGCTGATAAACTTTACTTCGAACCTGTATTCTGGGAACACTTGTGGGATATCATCCAACACGAAAAACCGGAAGGTGTAATTGTTCAGCTTGGCGGACAAACAGCGTTAAAGCTTGCCGAAAAACTTCAGAAGAACGGAGTGAAGATCATGGGTACTTCATTTGAGGCGCTTGACCTTGCCGAAGACCGCGGAAGCTTTTCTACCCTGTTGAAAGATTTGAACATTCCTTACCCTGACTTTGGAGTTGCTACAGATGCGGATGAAGCTATTGAGGTTTCCAAAACCATTGGCTTTCCGCTTCTAGTAAGACCATCGTATGTTTTGGGAGGACAGAGTATGAAGATTGTGATAAACGAGAAAGAGCTCGAGTCTCACATCATTGATATTTGGAAACACTTACCCGAAAACAAAGTCCTTCTCGACCACTTTCTTGATGGTGCAATCGAAGCGGAAGCTGATGCGATTTGCGATGGCGAGGACGTTTACATCATCGGCATCATGCAGCACATCGAACCTGCAGGCATTCACTCAGGAGATTCTTATGCCGTGTTGCCTCCCTATAATCTGGGAGACTTCGTTATTAAACAGATTGAAAGCTATACAAAGCGAATTGCAGTGGCTTTGAAAACTGTTGGCCTCATCAACATACAGTTTGCCATCAAGAATGATAAAGTTTACATTATCGAAGCGAATCCCCGGGCCTCACGTACGGTGCCATTCATCTGCAAAGCGTACGATGAACCGTATGTAAACTATGCAACCAAAGTGATGCTCGGTGAGAAGAAAGTGAAAGATTTTACTTTCAACCCAGTGAAAAAAGGATATGCGATCAAAGTGCCCGTATTTTCTTTCAGTAAATTCCCTGAAGTAAACAAAGAGCTTGGCCCGGAAATGAAGTCTACAGGTGAAGCGATTTATTTCATTGATGACCTCATGGACGATTACTTCCTCAATATCTACGCAGAACGAAACCTGTATCTGAGCCGGTGA
- a CDS encoding aminotransferase has protein sequence MSPLLKEVERVGTQSIKKKRNPALIPASSFFDEVELVREEYAKLINVKDPKRIALTPSASYGLANVANNLKADHSHNIVVVGEQFPSNVYPWMKIQKEKNVRLKTVAAPAVFKDRGKIWNERILEAIDSNTCMVAMGNVHWADGTKFNLVEIRKRTREVGALLVIDGSQSVGALPFDINVIQPDALVCCAYKWLLGPYSTGLAYYGSYFDHGSPIEENWINRKFSEDFAGLVNYQEEYQPGALRYDAGERSNFILVPMLLAALRQLNQWKPEKIQEYCSQITSKAVDLLREAGYLIEDEKFRGGHMFGIRVPKNADVEKIKQQLQKNKISISLRGDAIRISTHLYNSENDVMKLVKALKL, from the coding sequence ATGTCCCCCTTGCTAAAAGAAGTTGAGCGGGTAGGCACCCAAAGCATCAAAAAGAAGCGAAATCCAGCTTTGATTCCTGCATCCAGCTTTTTTGATGAAGTGGAGTTAGTTCGTGAAGAATATGCCAAGTTGATCAATGTGAAAGATCCCAAAAGGATTGCTCTTACACCATCTGCTTCATATGGGCTCGCAAATGTAGCTAATAATCTGAAGGCAGATCATTCTCATAATATTGTTGTCGTGGGCGAACAATTTCCAAGTAATGTTTATCCCTGGATGAAAATTCAAAAGGAGAAAAACGTTCGACTGAAAACAGTTGCTGCTCCGGCTGTTTTTAAAGACCGGGGAAAAATCTGGAATGAAAGAATTCTGGAAGCAATAGACAGTAACACTTGTATGGTTGCTATGGGCAATGTGCACTGGGCAGATGGTACGAAGTTCAATTTGGTAGAAATACGAAAACGTACTCGCGAAGTAGGAGCGTTGCTGGTCATCGATGGTAGTCAAAGTGTGGGCGCACTTCCATTTGACATAAACGTGATCCAACCGGATGCATTAGTGTGTTGTGCTTACAAATGGTTGCTAGGCCCCTATTCAACCGGGCTTGCTTACTACGGATCATACTTTGATCATGGCAGCCCTATTGAAGAGAACTGGATTAACAGGAAGTTTAGCGAAGATTTTGCAGGTCTGGTCAATTACCAGGAGGAGTATCAACCCGGAGCCTTGCGTTATGACGCAGGTGAGCGCAGCAATTTCATTCTTGTACCTATGCTTCTGGCTGCATTGCGACAACTCAATCAATGGAAGCCTGAAAAAATTCAAGAGTACTGTAGTCAGATCACAAGCAAGGCTGTTGACCTTTTGCGTGAAGCCGGATATTTGATCGAAGACGAAAAATTCAGGGGTGGCCATATGTTTGGAATACGTGTGCCCAAGAATGCCGATGTTGAAAAAATAAAACAACAGCTACAGAAAAATAAAATCTCCATTTCACTTCGAGGAGATGCAATCCGGATTTCAACTCACCTGTACAATTCGGAAAACGATGTGATGAAACTGGTGAAAGCGCTGAAACTTTAA
- a CDS encoding 2-nitropropane dioxygenase translates to MGYSSKIQKISLVQLNHSYFLPFQVMTQRIQKLFGITYPIIQAGMVWCSGWRLASAVSNAGGLGLIGSGSMHPDTLREHVRKCRAATQNAFGVNVPLLYPEIDKAIKIIVEEGVKIVFTSAGNPSLWTGYLKERGITVVHVVSSVKFARKSAEAGVDAVVTEGFEAGGHNGREETTTLCLVPLVRDAIDIPLIAAGGIGSGRAMLATEALGADGVQIGSRFAASVESSAHENYKSKLVNLGEGETILTLKQLTPVRLIKNNFYQKVASAEMQGASSDELKNLLGKGRSKLGIFEGDLNEGELEIGQAASFVKEIKPAKDILAEIWSEYLHARRIIVTSELGGDLK, encoded by the coding sequence ATGGGGTACTCTTCTAAAATTCAGAAAATCAGTCTTGTACAGTTGAATCACTCCTATTTTTTACCTTTTCAAGTAATGACACAACGTATTCAAAAACTCTTTGGTATCACTTATCCGATTATACAAGCGGGTATGGTTTGGTGTAGTGGTTGGAGGCTTGCTTCTGCGGTAAGCAATGCCGGGGGACTAGGCCTTATTGGCTCTGGCTCCATGCACCCTGACACGCTTCGCGAGCATGTTCGCAAGTGCAGGGCTGCAACACAAAACGCGTTTGGCGTAAATGTCCCCTTGTTATATCCGGAGATAGATAAAGCCATAAAAATTATAGTGGAAGAAGGTGTAAAAATTGTTTTTACTTCAGCAGGAAATCCTTCCTTGTGGACCGGGTATTTAAAAGAACGGGGGATCACAGTCGTTCATGTAGTCTCAAGTGTGAAGTTTGCAAGAAAAAGTGCAGAAGCTGGCGTTGATGCGGTTGTCACAGAAGGTTTTGAAGCCGGTGGACACAATGGTCGGGAAGAAACAACTACGCTGTGCCTTGTTCCTTTGGTGCGGGATGCAATAGACATTCCATTGATTGCGGCTGGTGGAATCGGTTCCGGACGAGCGATGCTTGCTACAGAAGCATTGGGCGCAGATGGCGTTCAGATCGGATCGCGGTTTGCAGCCAGTGTGGAGTCCTCTGCTCACGAAAATTATAAATCAAAACTGGTTAATCTTGGCGAAGGAGAGACAATACTTACACTGAAACAACTCACACCAGTACGGCTGATCAAAAATAATTTCTACCAGAAAGTGGCTAGTGCGGAAATGCAAGGAGCTTCATCGGATGAACTAAAAAACCTTTTAGGCAAAGGACGTTCTAAGCTCGGTATATTCGAAGGTGACTTGAATGAAGGAGAACTGGAAATCGGGCAGGCCGCTTCGTTTGTGAAAGAAATAAAACCGGCAAAGGATATTCTTGCTGAAATCTGGAGTGAATATCTCCACGCCAGAAGAATAATTGTAACAAGTGAATTAGGAGGCGATCTTAAATGA